From the genome of Cynocephalus volans isolate mCynVol1 chromosome 15, mCynVol1.pri, whole genome shotgun sequence:
CACCTGGCCCTGGAGCTGGCACTTCTCGGTCTCCAGAATGTGCCGCTGCTGCACCCGCTTGAAGCGGCACGACTGCGCGTAGCCGCGGTTCTTGAGCGTGCGCCGCTTCTGCTTCAGCCGGATGACCTCCTCCTTGCTGAAGCCGCGGAGCTGCCGGTTCAGCTCCCGCACCGACATGGACACCAGCTGGTCGTCGGAGAAGCGCTCCTCCAGGCGCACGTGGTGGCCCGCGCCGTGGTGGTGGCCCGCGCCGTGGTGGTGGTGGCCCGCGCCGTGGTGGTGGTGGCTCGCGCCCATGtcgcccgcgccgccgccgcccgcgaaGCCCTGGCCACGGAAGGCCTCGTAGGCCGCGGCGGCCGCCGGGTGGTGCGCGCCGTGGTGGCCGGCGTGGTGGCCGTTGCTGATGAGCGCCTCCACCGCGTCCTCGGGCGTCAGGTTGAGCGCCTCGGGGTTGAGGTGGTGCTGGTAGCCGCTCATCCAGTACAGATCCTCCAGCGCCGGCTTCCCCGAGGTGCCCCCGACGGCACCGGGGCCCCCGCTCGGCG
Proteins encoded in this window:
- the MAFA gene encoding transcription factor MafA is translated as MAAELAMGAELPSSPLAIEYVNDFDLMKFEVKKEPPEAERFCHRLPPGSLSSTPLSTPCSSVPSSPSFCEPSPGTGGGGTGGAGGGGGAQAGGAPGPPSGGPGAVGGTSGKPALEDLYWMSGYQHHLNPEALNLTPEDAVEALISNGHHAGHHGAHHPAAAAAYEAFRGQGFAGGGGAGDMGASHHHHGAGHHHHGAGHHHGAGHHVRLEERFSDDQLVSMSVRELNRQLRGFSKEEVIRLKQKRRTLKNRGYAQSCRFKRVQQRHILETEKCQLQGQVEQLKLEVARLAKERDLYKEKYEKLAGRGGFPREPSPPQAGPGGAKGAPGFFL